The proteins below are encoded in one region of Maribacter aestuarii:
- a CDS encoding sensor histidine kinase, with product MAKAITMWQRMQHFLEVSKYKYLVFALLIFAFSASTSSWYYTSTYELVVTFGIRVALQIAMAFIIVEVLIPKLLNRGKTSTFAAGVTLVLFSFYAICTLIFIHFFEPSFPATYVNYIKRFEDPSITGRFLNFGEFVSKSLYLLYPTFLILVLKLYTEKQQLLKLNEQKKTAELAALKNQLNPHFLFNTLNNLYALALKKSEDTPKVIRKLSEILDYILYRCNESYVSLEKEIELIENYLSLEKIRYADRVKIEFSKNITGQEKIAPLLLLTFVENAFKHGVANEIHQAHINITISKKGEELLFKVENSKPAVTEKLENKESIGLQNIKKQLELLYPKAYDLIIENGKSTFSANLKLSMA from the coding sequence ATGGCAAAAGCAATAACTATGTGGCAACGAATGCAGCATTTTTTAGAAGTTTCAAAGTACAAGTACCTGGTATTTGCGCTTTTGATTTTTGCTTTCTCCGCATCAACTTCAAGTTGGTACTATACAAGCACCTATGAATTAGTGGTGACTTTTGGCATTAGGGTAGCACTTCAAATTGCAATGGCTTTCATTATTGTTGAGGTTTTAATCCCAAAACTTTTAAATAGAGGAAAAACAAGCACATTCGCAGCAGGTGTAACATTGGTGCTCTTTTCATTCTATGCTATTTGCACCCTTATTTTCATTCACTTTTTTGAACCGTCGTTTCCAGCAACTTACGTGAACTATATCAAGCGTTTTGAAGACCCCTCAATTACTGGACGCTTTTTAAATTTTGGCGAATTCGTTTCCAAATCATTGTATTTGCTTTATCCTACCTTTTTGATTTTGGTACTAAAGTTATATACCGAAAAGCAGCAATTGCTGAAATTGAACGAACAGAAAAAAACCGCCGAACTGGCCGCATTGAAAAACCAATTAAATCCGCACTTCTTGTTCAATACATTGAACAATCTATATGCATTGGCATTGAAGAAATCGGAAGATACCCCAAAAGTCATTCGCAAACTATCGGAAATATTGGATTACATACTGTACCGCTGTAACGAATCTTATGTTTCGCTGGAAAAGGAAATCGAGCTTATTGAAAACTACTTGTCCCTAGAAAAAATACGTTATGCGGATAGAGTGAAAATTGAATTCAGTAAAAATATAACCGGCCAGGAAAAAATTGCCCCTTTACTTTTACTCACCTTTGTAGAAAATGCCTTTAAACACGGAGTTGCCAATGAGATACATCAGGCCCATATAAATATTACCATTTCTAAGAAAGGGGAAGAATTGCTGTTTAAAGTTGAAAACAGCAAGCCCGCGGTAACCGAAAAATTGGAAAATAAAGAATCAATTGGACTTCAAAATATAAAAAAGCAGTTGGAGCTACTGTATCCTAAGGCTTACGACCTTATTATAGAAAATGGGAAAAGTACGTTTTCCGCTAATCTTAAACTGTCCATGGCATGA
- a CDS encoding LytR/AlgR family response regulator transcription factor, giving the protein MSYQCVIIDDEPLARELLEGYLEKIPDFELVASCPSAIDASTILSKNKVDLLFLDIEMPLLKGTDFFKNLVHKPEVIFTTAYRDYAVDGFELNALDYLLKPIFFERFFQAIQKFLKQVEKTEVSNSNNTTSNTSDYLFVNKAKKQIKVVFDTILYAESLKDYIKIHFQEEEPLTVKESISAFEKRLDNRFIRLHRSYIVNSEKITAYTKNDVEIGRMEIPIGNNYKDNLLPFLKSI; this is encoded by the coding sequence ATGAGTTACCAATGTGTAATTATAGATGATGAACCATTGGCTAGGGAACTACTCGAAGGTTATCTCGAAAAAATTCCGGATTTTGAACTCGTGGCTTCTTGCCCAAGTGCTATCGATGCAAGTACTATTTTAAGCAAAAACAAGGTTGACCTCTTATTCCTTGATATTGAAATGCCCCTACTAAAGGGGACCGATTTCTTTAAAAATTTGGTTCATAAACCCGAGGTAATTTTCACCACGGCTTATAGAGATTATGCGGTTGACGGTTTTGAACTGAACGCGCTAGATTACCTATTGAAGCCGATTTTCTTTGAACGCTTTTTTCAGGCAATTCAGAAATTTTTAAAACAGGTAGAAAAGACTGAAGTAAGTAACTCAAATAATACTACCTCCAATACAAGTGACTACCTCTTTGTAAACAAGGCCAAAAAACAGATTAAAGTTGTTTTTGATACTATTTTGTATGCCGAAAGTTTAAAAGATTACATTAAAATACACTTTCAAGAAGAAGAGCCATTAACCGTAAAAGAAAGTATCTCTGCTTTTGAAAAGCGATTGGATAATCGGTTTATTCGTTTGCACCGTTCCTATATTGTGAACAGCGAAAAAATTACCGCCTACACCAAAAATGATGTTGAAATCGGAAGAATGGAAATCCCGATTGGAAACAATTACAAAGACAATCTACTCCCCTTTTTAAAATCGATTTAA
- a CDS encoding AraC family transcriptional regulator, which yields MQTLLNQLVYFGFFQSLFLLGFYLFSAKNRKNVNGYTAFLILVLFIGLLGRVLYISKLFGDNFRLITISEFAILLFGATVFLFTKSSLTNQRFKIRDLVHYFPGLAYILFVIFYFMIPSDEVIVARIQRGELYAIVNVLVGIGLTFNCTYWFLSLRQFLKFRNSLKNELSYTIKTQFFLNFLIAVGTCLLVWTSMYFISLFGPETIEREARKFIWLGIAFIILFIAYYGMIAPDLFRIQSLNLSQKYSQSKLSHKDLDLLKTQLERMMSAKKPYLNTKLMKAELASMLGISNPELARLLNERIGMNFFDFVNYYRIKEFIELAKTEKAKELTFFGLAQEAGFNSKTTFNKAFRSLMGTSPSAYFNKEL from the coding sequence ATGCAAACACTTTTAAATCAGTTGGTCTACTTTGGCTTTTTTCAAAGCCTATTCTTATTAGGGTTTTATCTGTTTTCGGCTAAGAATCGAAAAAATGTAAATGGATATACAGCATTTCTGATTTTAGTTCTTTTTATAGGATTGTTAGGTCGGGTATTATATATCTCTAAATTGTTTGGAGATAATTTTCGTTTAATTACCATCTCTGAATTTGCTATTCTTCTTTTTGGGGCGACCGTATTTCTTTTTACCAAATCATCATTGACCAACCAACGATTTAAGATTAGGGATTTAGTTCATTATTTTCCGGGGTTGGCATACATCTTATTTGTGATCTTCTATTTTATGATACCTTCGGATGAAGTAATTGTTGCCAGAATACAACGAGGAGAATTATACGCCATAGTTAATGTTTTAGTAGGGATTGGGCTTACGTTTAATTGTACCTATTGGTTTTTAAGTTTAAGACAGTTTTTAAAGTTTAGGAACAGCCTTAAAAATGAACTTAGTTATACGATAAAAACACAATTCTTTTTGAATTTTTTGATTGCTGTAGGGACTTGTCTTTTGGTTTGGACAAGTATGTATTTCATCAGTCTTTTTGGGCCGGAAACCATAGAAAGAGAGGCGCGAAAATTCATTTGGTTAGGAATCGCTTTTATCATTCTTTTCATTGCATATTATGGAATGATAGCGCCAGATTTATTCCGAATACAATCGTTAAACCTTTCTCAAAAATATAGTCAGTCAAAATTGAGTCATAAAGACTTAGATCTATTGAAGACACAGCTAGAGCGAATGATGAGTGCCAAAAAGCCCTATTTGAACACCAAGTTGATGAAGGCCGAACTGGCATCTATGTTAGGTATAAGCAACCCAGAATTGGCACGTCTTTTAAACGAACGTATTGGGATGAATTTCTTCGATTTTGTAAACTATTACCGAATAAAGGAGTTTATAGAACTGGCTAAAACGGAAAAGGCAAAAGAGCTTACTTTTTTTGGTTTGGCACAAGAGGCCGGGTTTAATTCAAAAACAACTTTTAACAAGGCGTTTCGTAGTTTAATGGGTACTTCACCTTCTGCCTATTTCAACAAAGAACTATAG
- a CDS encoding site-specific integrase, with protein MRRKRRANGSYPIYLRVTKDRKTKFFKTLFNAFPNEWDQNSEIFTKKSPNYIQKNRVLSNIKDRAYRIYINLKAEKERFTLTEFEHAFRVKSNPNGNNIFYFWDDLISELLTAGRTGSARCHKDAFATLQKFHGSTRLNFEDVNLAFLTKFEGFLRFRGGTDGGISVRMRCIRTIFNTAIERDLTALDNYPFKKYKISKLRGKSVKRALEIEEIYEILNMDISQYPHLVDSRHYFLFSFYTRGMNFADILKLKWSNIKDGVIQYTRSKTKGNFKIKILPPVQQILDYYCQRPTGTAYVFPLLKSDSLTPIEIERAKKQTLKVFNMDLKQIAVHCKINKTLTSYVARHSFANCLKQKGVATDVISESLGHQNLEVTQAYLKELDSSILDEASELLLPPKPTSYTRLRIC; from the coding sequence ATGAGAAGGAAAAGACGGGCGAATGGATCTTATCCAATCTATTTGCGTGTAACCAAGGATAGAAAAACAAAATTTTTCAAAACACTGTTCAATGCTTTCCCAAACGAGTGGGATCAAAACTCTGAAATATTTACCAAGAAAAGCCCAAACTATATCCAAAAAAATCGGGTGCTATCCAATATTAAGGATAGAGCTTATAGAATTTACATAAACCTTAAGGCCGAGAAGGAGCGATTTACCCTCACGGAATTTGAACATGCCTTTCGAGTGAAATCCAATCCTAACGGCAATAACATTTTCTACTTCTGGGACGACCTGATTTCCGAACTGTTGACTGCTGGCAGAACTGGCAGTGCTAGATGTCATAAGGATGCCTTTGCAACTCTTCAAAAATTTCACGGGAGTACTCGTCTAAATTTTGAGGACGTAAATTTGGCTTTTCTCACAAAATTTGAAGGTTTTCTTAGATTCAGAGGTGGAACCGATGGAGGTATTAGTGTGCGTATGAGGTGTATACGCACTATATTCAATACGGCCATTGAGAGGGATTTGACTGCCCTGGACAACTATCCATTTAAAAAATACAAGATATCGAAGCTTAGGGGAAAGAGTGTAAAAAGGGCTCTGGAAATAGAAGAGATTTACGAAATTCTGAACATGGATATATCCCAGTATCCCCATCTTGTGGATAGCCGTCATTATTTTCTATTTAGTTTTTACACTCGGGGAATGAACTTTGCCGATATTTTGAAATTAAAATGGAGTAATATTAAAGACGGTGTGATACAATACACCCGATCAAAGACTAAGGGTAATTTCAAAATAAAGATTCTTCCACCCGTACAGCAAATATTGGATTATTACTGTCAAAGACCCACAGGAACAGCATATGTTTTCCCATTACTTAAAAGTGACAGCCTTACGCCAATTGAAATTGAACGGGCCAAAAAACAAACACTGAAGGTCTTTAATATGGACTTAAAGCAAATAGCTGTCCATTGCAAGATTAATAAGACATTGACCAGTTATGTCGCTCGACATAGCTTTGCCAATTGCCTAAAACAGAAAGGCGTAGCCACTGATGTAATCAGCGAGTCATTGGGGCATCAGAACCTGGAGGTTACCCAAGCCTATCTAAAAGAATTGGATAGCTCTATCCTTGATGAGGCCTCCGAGCTATTATTGCCACCAAAACCAACTTCTTATACCCGTCTTCGGATATGTTAA
- a CDS encoding TonB-dependent receptor domain-containing protein, with translation MKKTFTVNFLLWFQENLKSHVLWIFILFSFFSFGQKGVVSGSVFDTGTQEPIPYANVILKSGDSIVTGGITGENGNFDLDNILFGNYNFEVQYIGYKTHVKTLTLDTDLKKLSLGAIFIEEDAVALEAVEVSAERSTIEQKIDRKVINVGKDLTTAGASASDIMGNIPSVSITQDGDLSLRGNENVRVLVDGKPTNISSRELLQQIPSTSIKTIELITNPSAKYNPEGMSGIINITLKKNTNLGFNGSINTGFTYGERARYNNSLSLNYRNGKANFYGSYGNRLGEGVTNGFINRTVERTGQDILSVADRTSHLFKFGVDYYINDKNTLSVYTNQNIFDAISNAERNITFLDDPGSDFNQFDLINRDNINASYNVDFKHDFSNEGHFVELEVDYNTLKSDTNNDLDFTGNTPLANYDEFIDDTRTNTTINLDYVNPLSESATLEIGLETRLRRTENTYITDRSDFRNSDFRYDRDIHSFYTTFSQSLGKWQYNLGIRLEDYNVDTQFNEVSEAPFNFTDKLFNIYPSGFLKYSPSEESKNSYQLSFSRRIDRPSLNQINPIRQLSTPQLILTGNPSLVPQFTNSVELNYSRRLEKGNFTFGGFYRRINDEINRRGFFDEDNPTVLIVDYDNFDSNDAYGVELSATYRPTNWWSLNGSFDVYSRTQKGFIEGESVEVNNTLMNTKLNNSFKATKDLTFQLFTFYSGRQSVLQYDLKDNFFMNAGARYNFAKGKGTLSLNFNDIFRTQRFAFETFRTIIQEGQFKTDSRSVYLGLAYRFGSGKNKSVKRKNRDKNEKADKLL, from the coding sequence ATGAAAAAAACTTTCACAGTCAATTTCTTATTATGGTTCCAAGAGAACTTGAAATCCCATGTTTTATGGATTTTTATTTTGTTTTCCTTTTTTAGTTTTGGTCAAAAAGGAGTTGTTTCAGGCTCGGTGTTCGATACTGGTACGCAAGAACCAATCCCATATGCCAATGTGATTCTGAAATCGGGCGATTCTATTGTTACAGGGGGCATCACAGGCGAGAACGGTAATTTTGATCTAGATAATATTTTATTCGGAAACTACAATTTTGAGGTCCAATATATCGGCTATAAAACACACGTTAAAACACTAACTCTCGATACCGATCTTAAAAAATTGAGCTTGGGAGCTATTTTTATAGAAGAAGATGCTGTGGCATTGGAGGCCGTCGAGGTCTCTGCAGAACGTTCTACGATAGAGCAGAAAATTGATAGAAAGGTCATCAACGTTGGGAAGGACCTTACCACCGCCGGTGCTTCCGCAAGTGATATAATGGGCAATATTCCATCGGTGAGTATTACCCAAGATGGAGATTTGTCATTACGCGGCAATGAAAACGTACGTGTGCTCGTAGACGGTAAACCTACAAATATTAGTTCTCGAGAGCTTTTACAACAAATACCCTCTACATCTATTAAAACCATCGAACTGATTACGAACCCATCCGCAAAATACAATCCAGAAGGGATGAGCGGTATAATTAATATTACTTTAAAAAAGAATACCAACCTGGGGTTCAACGGTTCTATAAATACTGGTTTTACCTATGGAGAACGTGCTCGCTACAATAATTCCCTGAGCTTAAATTATAGAAACGGAAAAGCCAATTTCTACGGTAGCTACGGCAACAGATTGGGAGAGGGAGTTACCAACGGATTCATCAATAGAACTGTAGAACGCACAGGGCAAGATATTTTAAGTGTTGCCGACCGCACTTCGCACTTGTTCAAATTCGGGGTCGACTACTATATCAATGACAAAAACACATTATCTGTTTACACCAATCAGAATATATTTGATGCTATATCGAATGCAGAACGAAACATTACATTTTTAGACGATCCAGGTTCAGATTTTAATCAGTTCGATTTGATCAATCGGGATAATATCAATGCATCTTACAATGTAGATTTTAAGCATGATTTTTCAAACGAAGGACATTTCGTAGAACTGGAAGTTGATTATAACACCTTAAAAAGCGACACCAATAATGATTTGGATTTTACTGGAAATACGCCCCTAGCAAACTATGATGAATTTATTGATGACACCCGAACCAACACCACCATAAACTTGGATTATGTAAATCCGCTCTCCGAAAGTGCAACTCTAGAAATTGGTCTGGAAACTCGTTTACGGCGCACGGAAAATACTTATATCACTGACCGTTCCGATTTTAGGAATTCAGATTTTAGATATGATCGTGATATACATTCCTTTTACACCACTTTTAGCCAAAGTTTAGGTAAATGGCAATATAATCTTGGAATTAGATTAGAAGATTACAATGTGGATACCCAATTCAACGAAGTTTCGGAAGCGCCATTTAATTTTACCGATAAGCTTTTTAATATTTACCCATCAGGTTTCTTAAAATATAGTCCTAGCGAGGAGAGCAAAAACTCGTATCAGTTGAGTTTTAGCCGAAGAATTGACCGCCCTTCCTTAAATCAGATTAATCCTATCAGGCAGTTAAGTACACCACAGTTGATCCTTACTGGAAATCCAAGTTTGGTACCTCAATTCACCAATTCGGTAGAACTCAATTATAGCAGAAGACTTGAAAAAGGGAATTTTACATTTGGCGGTTTTTATAGAAGAATCAATGACGAAATCAATAGAAGAGGGTTTTTTGATGAAGACAATCCTACGGTCTTAATCGTTGATTACGATAACTTTGATAGCAATGACGCCTACGGAGTTGAATTATCCGCTACTTATCGGCCTACCAATTGGTGGAGCCTTAACGGAAGTTTTGATGTGTACTCAAGAACCCAAAAAGGTTTTATCGAGGGAGAAAGTGTGGAAGTGAACAATACGTTAATGAATACGAAGCTGAATAACAGTTTTAAAGCCACAAAGGACCTCACCTTTCAATTATTTACGTTTTATAGTGGAAGGCAAAGTGTTTTACAATATGATTTAAAAGACAACTTCTTTATGAATGCCGGTGCCCGCTACAATTTTGCCAAAGGCAAGGGAACACTAAGTCTAAACTTCAATGATATTTTTAGAACACAACGCTTTGCCTTTGAAACCTTTAGAACCATCATTCAGGAGGGGCAGTTTAAAACAGATTCCCGTTCTGTATACTTAGGTTTGGCATACCGCTTTGGAAGCGGAAAGAATAAAAGTGTGAAAAGGAAAAATAGGGATAAAAACGAGAAGGCAGATAAGCTTCTGTAG
- a CDS encoding tetratricopeptide repeat protein — translation MELDPNYPSGFLMGGFYEQDPEKHKEKVTKAFELSKKTNLKSERDIMQAEYYLLVEDNYPKAQEYFKKVVDMYPDSAAAIWSLGMAYYYNGEFDKALECYKKSTELIPNLPKGYEFMSVMYYSKKDYKKALEYLEKAEEYGANAKNDFYYAEYVAMVYNRNEMYNKTLDYIETTRKYGELYKNSETFEKIAEIAKAKLDSIQAM, via the coding sequence ATGGAATTAGACCCCAATTATCCTAGTGGATTTTTAATGGGAGGTTTTTATGAGCAAGATCCTGAAAAACATAAAGAAAAGGTAACCAAAGCGTTTGAACTCTCTAAAAAAACAAATCTAAAATCTGAAAGAGATATTATGCAAGCAGAGTATTACCTGCTAGTAGAAGATAATTATCCTAAAGCACAAGAATACTTTAAAAAAGTAGTGGATATGTACCCTGATAGTGCTGCGGCCATATGGTCTTTAGGCATGGCCTATTATTACAATGGCGAATTTGACAAGGCGTTAGAATGCTATAAAAAAAGCACTGAACTAATCCCAAATTTACCTAAGGGATATGAGTTCATGTCTGTGATGTATTACTCCAAAAAGGACTATAAAAAGGCCTTAGAATATTTGGAAAAAGCTGAAGAATATGGCGCGAATGCCAAAAATGATTTTTACTACGCAGAGTATGTGGCTATGGTTTATAATAGAAATGAAATGTATAATAAGACATTAGATTATATTGAGACTACGCGCAAATACGGTGAGTTGTATAAGAATAGTGAAACCTTCGAAAAAATAGCAGAGATTGCCAAGGCTAAACTAGATTCTATTCAGGCAATGTAG